In a genomic window of uncultured Flavobacterium sp.:
- the htpG gene encoding molecular chaperone HtpG translates to MTTGKINVSVENIFPLIKKFLYSDHEIFLRELVSNGTDATLKLKHLISIGEAKVEYGNPVIEIKVDKEGKKIHIIDQGLGMTADEVEKYINQVAFSGAEEFLDKYKDSAKDSGIIGHFGLGFYSAFMVAEKVEIITKSYKDEPAAHWTCDGSPEFTLEPADKTSRGTEIILHIAEDSLEFLEDSKISGLLNKYNKFMPIPIKFGSRTETLPKPEDAPEDYINETVEVDNIINNPNPAWTKQPSELSDEDYKNFYRELYPMQFEDPLFNIHLNVDYPFNLTGILYFPKLGSDMQIQKDKIQLYQNQVYVTDNVEGIVPEFLTMLKGVIDSPDIPLNVSRSGLQADGAVKKISNYITRKVADKLKALFNENRADFEAKWNDIKIVLEYGMLSEDKFYEKAGAFVLYPTVDDKYFTLEELKENLKENQTDKDGKLVVLYAGNKDAQHSYIETAKEKGYEVLLLDSPIISHLIQKIEGDNKDVTFVRVDSDHIDNLIKKDENTISKLSDEEKETLKTSLEAYIPKAYSVQLEAMDSQAAPFIITQPEFMRRMKEMSQSGGGGMFGMGNMPEMYNLVVNTNSDLATSILNTEDKTHQEHLVKQALDLAKLSQNLLKGEALTAFVKRSFEMIK, encoded by the coding sequence ATGACAACAGGTAAAATTAATGTTTCGGTAGAAAACATCTTTCCCTTAATCAAAAAGTTCTTGTACAGCGATCACGAAATCTTTTTACGTGAGCTGGTTTCGAACGGAACAGACGCTACTTTAAAATTAAAACACCTAATTAGTATTGGCGAAGCTAAAGTAGAATACGGAAATCCGGTAATCGAAATCAAAGTTGACAAGGAAGGAAAGAAAATCCACATCATTGACCAAGGTTTAGGAATGACAGCTGATGAAGTTGAAAAATACATCAATCAGGTTGCTTTTTCAGGAGCTGAAGAATTCCTGGACAAATACAAAGATTCTGCAAAAGATTCTGGAATTATTGGTCATTTTGGTCTTGGTTTTTATTCTGCATTTATGGTTGCAGAGAAAGTAGAAATCATTACAAAATCATACAAAGACGAACCTGCAGCACACTGGACATGTGACGGAAGCCCTGAATTTACTTTAGAACCGGCTGACAAAACTTCACGTGGTACAGAAATCATCTTACATATCGCTGAGGATTCTCTTGAATTTTTAGAAGATTCTAAAATCAGCGGATTATTGAATAAGTATAACAAGTTTATGCCTATTCCAATTAAATTTGGATCAAGAACAGAAACACTTCCAAAACCGGAAGATGCTCCTGAAGATTATATCAACGAAACAGTTGAAGTTGATAACATCATCAATAATCCAAATCCAGCATGGACAAAACAACCAAGTGAATTATCTGATGAAGATTACAAAAACTTCTACAGAGAATTGTATCCAATGCAATTTGAAGATCCGTTATTCAACATTCATTTAAATGTAGATTATCCTTTTAACTTAACCGGAATTTTATATTTCCCTAAGTTAGGTTCGGATATGCAAATTCAAAAAGATAAAATTCAATTGTACCAAAACCAAGTTTACGTTACTGATAATGTAGAAGGAATTGTACCTGAATTTTTGACAATGTTAAAAGGAGTTATTGATTCTCCGGATATTCCATTAAACGTTTCTCGTTCTGGTTTACAAGCAGATGGTGCAGTTAAGAAAATTTCGAACTATATCACTCGTAAAGTTGCTGATAAACTAAAAGCTTTATTCAACGAAAACCGTGCTGATTTTGAAGCAAAATGGAACGATATTAAAATCGTTTTAGAATACGGAATGCTTTCTGAAGATAAATTCTACGAAAAAGCTGGTGCGTTTGTTTTATATCCAACAGTTGATGATAAATATTTTACTCTTGAAGAATTAAAAGAGAACTTAAAAGAAAATCAAACTGATAAAGACGGAAAACTAGTTGTTCTTTATGCTGGAAACAAAGATGCTCAACACTCTTATATTGAAACAGCAAAAGAAAAAGGATACGAAGTTTTACTTTTGGATTCTCCAATTATTTCGCATTTGATTCAAAAAATTGAAGGAGATAATAAGGACGTAACTTTTGTACGTGTGGATTCTGATCATATTGATAATTTAATCAAGAAAGACGAAAACACTATTTCTAAGTTATCTGATGAAGAAAAAGAAACACTTAAAACTTCATTAGAAGCTTATATTCCAAAAGCATATTCTGTACAATTGGAAGCTATGGATAGTCAAGCTGCTCCATTCATTATCACGCAACCAGAATTTATGCGTAGAATGAAAGAAATGAGTCAGTCTGGTGGTGGCGGAATGTTCGGAATGGGAAATATGCCGGAAATGTACAATTTGGTTGTAAACACAAATTCTGATTTAGCAACAAGTATCTTGAATACTGAAGACAAAACACATCAGGAACATTTGGTAAAACAAGCTTTAGACTTAGCTAAATTATCGCAAAACCTATTAAAAGGAGAAGCTTTAACTGCTTTTGTAAAAAGAAGTTTCGAAATGATTAAATAA
- a CDS encoding patatin-like phospholipase family protein, giving the protein MDKRKFTENGEVLTILKELKEEIKNKKFSDIIDNNNCQYVDLVQEGGGVLGIALVGYVYVLEQVGIRFLSLAGTSAGSINTMLMAAAGTCDIQKSEWILDCLCNKNLYDFVDGDHDAREFIDALLSDSSNLKLILKGSQVVDNFKDDLGLNPGKNFHQWMSNLLSQKGIKNYADLKALRLKGVSDDNQLFRINQKNQGDKEIYNRPDHWSEMAIIAADITTESKIVFPKMIDLFYSNPDVQNPADFVRASMSIPLFFTPFKIQNIPGGIDAWNKWNEATCLRTSVPSEIMFMDGGIISNFPIDIFHENLTVPASPTFGIKLGYDKNEINKNEKITNVISSMFDTARYGYDSEFLRKNPDFKNLIGYIDTGSHNWLNFNLTEDAKIDLFIRGAQKAAEFLTKFDWEKYKDIRRAKSEYYKTV; this is encoded by the coding sequence ATGGACAAAAGAAAATTTACTGAAAACGGAGAAGTCTTAACCATTCTAAAAGAATTAAAAGAAGAAATAAAGAATAAAAAATTCTCAGATATTATAGACAATAATAATTGCCAATATGTAGATCTAGTACAAGAAGGCGGCGGCGTATTAGGTATTGCTTTGGTTGGCTATGTTTATGTTCTTGAACAAGTAGGAATTCGTTTTCTAAGTCTTGCCGGAACTTCAGCCGGAAGTATTAATACGATGCTAATGGCCGCGGCAGGAACTTGCGACATTCAAAAATCAGAATGGATATTAGATTGTCTTTGCAATAAAAACTTATATGATTTTGTAGACGGAGATCATGATGCACGCGAATTTATCGACGCATTATTAAGCGATTCCAGTAATCTGAAATTAATTTTAAAAGGAAGTCAAGTCGTTGATAATTTCAAAGATGATCTTGGATTAAATCCCGGTAAAAATTTTCATCAATGGATGTCAAATCTTCTTTCACAAAAAGGAATAAAAAATTATGCCGATCTTAAAGCTTTAAGATTAAAAGGAGTTTCGGATGACAATCAATTGTTCAGAATAAATCAGAAAAACCAAGGCGACAAAGAAATCTACAACCGACCTGATCATTGGAGCGAAATGGCAATAATTGCAGCAGACATTACAACTGAAAGCAAGATTGTATTTCCAAAAATGATCGATTTATTTTATTCAAATCCAGATGTTCAGAATCCCGCCGATTTTGTTCGGGCTTCAATGTCGATTCCGCTTTTCTTCACGCCTTTTAAAATTCAGAATATTCCCGGAGGAATTGATGCCTGGAACAAATGGAACGAAGCTACATGTTTGAGAACTTCCGTTCCGTCTGAAATTATGTTTATGGATGGAGGAATAATTTCGAATTTCCCAATTGATATTTTCCACGAAAATCTCACCGTTCCTGCCTCTCCTACTTTTGGAATTAAACTGGGATATGATAAAAACGAAATCAATAAAAACGAAAAAATAACCAATGTCATAAGTTCCATGTTTGATACAGCAAGATATGGTTACGACTCAGAATTTTTGAGAAAGAATCCTGATTTCAAAAACCTCATTGGATATATTGATACCGGAAGCCACAATTGGCTAAACTTCAATTTGACCGAAGACGCAAAAATTGATCTCTTTATTCGCGGAGCCCAAAAAGCAGCAGAATTTTTAACCAAATTTGATTGGGAAAAATACAAAGACATCAGAAGAGCCAAAAGTGAGTATTACAAAACAGTTTAA
- a CDS encoding DUF4369 domain-containing protein: MKKSIIAFVTLAVLASCSKKESTDNLHITGNIKGLKKGTLYIQRIVDTSLVAIDSIKIDGNSAFESDIKLESPEMLYLFLDRGVTNSLDNNILFFAEPGNINIDTNLDNFIYSAKITGSKNQELYDQYQKINSRFIEENLSLVEPRFKAIKRKDQKAIDSIDAKQSSNIKRKYLYATNFAINNKDHEIAPYIALAEIYDINIKFLDTIQKSMTPKVAQSLYGKKLTKYVAEIKKQQQK, from the coding sequence ATGAAAAAATCAATTATTGCCTTTGTTACTCTCGCTGTATTAGCATCTTGTAGCAAAAAAGAATCTACAGACAACTTACATATTACAGGAAATATAAAAGGATTAAAAAAAGGAACTTTATATATTCAAAGAATTGTTGATACTTCGCTTGTTGCTATTGACAGCATCAAAATCGACGGAAACTCAGCTTTTGAAAGTGATATAAAATTAGAATCTCCAGAAATGTTGTATTTATTCCTTGATCGCGGAGTAACTAATTCATTAGACAATAACATTTTGTTTTTTGCAGAACCAGGAAACATCAACATTGATACTAATCTTGATAATTTTATTTACAGTGCAAAAATCACAGGATCTAAAAATCAGGAATTATACGATCAGTATCAAAAAATAAATTCTCGTTTTATCGAAGAGAATCTTTCTTTGGTTGAACCAAGATTTAAAGCTATCAAAAGAAAAGATCAAAAAGCAATTGATAGTATTGATGCAAAACAATCTTCAAATATCAAAAGAAAATATCTATACGCTACAAACTTTGCGATCAACAACAAAGATCACGAAATCGCACCTTATATTGCATTAGCTGAGATTTATGATATCAATATCAAATTCCTTGATACGATTCAAAAATCAATGACTCCAAAAGTAGCTCAATCACTTTACGGAAAAAAGCTAACAAAATATGTTGCTGAAATTAAAAAACAACAGCAAAAATAG
- a CDS encoding DUF5362 family protein: MEETSVFEKFELQLNETAKDFLKETAKWANFLSILGFVGIGLMLIFAVFAGSIFSAMGNTMPGMGGMGGSFGIIMAVVYVVIAVIYFFPVYYLNKFAVNAKRAFRDNDSEALTNSFGYLKSHYKFIGILTIAILVLYGLIIVFAILGAVLRG; encoded by the coding sequence ATGGAAGAAACTTCTGTATTTGAAAAATTTGAATTGCAGCTAAACGAAACTGCAAAAGACTTTTTGAAAGAAACCGCAAAATGGGCCAACTTTTTATCGATTTTAGGCTTTGTTGGAATTGGACTTATGCTAATATTTGCTGTTTTTGCAGGAAGCATTTTTTCGGCAATGGGAAATACTATGCCTGGAATGGGAGGAATGGGAGGTTCTTTTGGAATAATAATGGCAGTTGTATATGTTGTTATAGCGGTAATTTACTTTTTCCCGGTTTATTATCTAAATAAGTTTGCAGTAAATGCCAAAAGAGCTTTTAGAGATAATGATTCAGAAGCATTGACGAATTCTTTTGGATATCTAAAATCACACTATAAATTTATTGGTATTTTGACAATTGCTATCTTAGTATTGTACGGACTTATAATTGTATTTGCAATTCTTGGCGCTGTATTGAGAGGTTGA